Proteins encoded in a region of the Paucibacter sediminis genome:
- a CDS encoding OmpW/AlkL family protein, producing the protein MMGKIASTFAAVALAAASFAAQAQAEGPWLVRARVVNIDSANKDTTGLGLTINNKAIPEVDISYFFSPNIAAELILTYPQKHTLKAGGAEIGSLKHLPPTLSLQYHFAPAASFRPYVGVGLNYTNFSSVKFAPAVETALHPSIKHNSFGLSAQIGADIELSKNLYLNVDVKKVQIGTKVYSSGTEVGKFKVDPLLVGVGLGMRF; encoded by the coding sequence ATGATGGGAAAGATTGCAAGCACCTTCGCCGCTGTTGCCCTCGCCGCCGCCAGCTTTGCTGCTCAGGCGCAGGCTGAAGGCCCCTGGCTGGTGCGCGCCCGCGTCGTCAACATCGACTCGGCCAACAAGGACACGACCGGCCTGGGTCTGACGATCAACAACAAGGCCATCCCCGAGGTGGACATCAGCTACTTCTTCTCGCCCAATATCGCGGCCGAGCTGATCCTGACCTATCCGCAAAAGCACACCCTGAAGGCCGGCGGCGCCGAAATCGGTTCGCTCAAGCATCTGCCGCCCACGCTGAGCCTGCAGTACCACTTCGCCCCCGCCGCCAGCTTCCGTCCCTATGTGGGCGTTGGCCTGAACTACACCAACTTCTCGTCGGTGAAGTTCGCCCCCGCGGTCGAGACCGCCCTGCATCCCAGCATCAAGCACAACAGCTTCGGCCTCTCGGCCCAGATCGGTGCCGACATCGAGCTGTCCAAGAACCTGTACCTGAACGTGGACGTGAAGAAGGTGCAGATCGGCACCAAGGTCTACTCCAGCGGCACCGAAGTCGGCAAGTTCAAGGTCGACCCGCTGCTGGTGGGCGTGGGCCTGGGCATGCGCTTCTGA
- the metF gene encoding methylenetetrahydrofolate reductase [NAD(P)H]: MTAVSFEFFPPNTPVGAEKLKTVVQELSVLKPQYFSVTYGAGGSTREKTLATVSEIAAMGYEAAPHLSCVGSTRENIAEILATYRAQNIRRVVALRGDLPSGTATAGEFRYAAELVRFIRETQGADWKIEVAAYPEYHPQQRYAARDLQHFADKMRAGADEAITQFFFNPDAYFNFVDEVRKLGVDAPIVPGIMPFHNYARIAQFAARDGIEIPRWVALKMEGYMDDAASIRAFGLDVMTRVCERLIADGVPGIHFYTLNQSALTLELCKRLGLG; the protein is encoded by the coding sequence ATGACAGCGGTGAGTTTCGAATTCTTCCCGCCCAACACCCCCGTGGGGGCGGAGAAGCTCAAGACCGTGGTGCAGGAGCTGAGCGTGCTGAAGCCGCAGTACTTCAGCGTCACCTACGGCGCCGGTGGCTCCACCCGCGAGAAGACCCTGGCCACCGTGAGCGAGATCGCGGCGATGGGCTATGAGGCCGCGCCGCATCTCTCCTGCGTGGGTTCCACGCGCGAGAACATCGCAGAGATTTTGGCCACCTACCGCGCGCAGAACATCCGCCGCGTGGTGGCGCTGCGCGGCGATCTGCCCAGCGGCACGGCCACCGCGGGCGAGTTCCGCTATGCGGCCGAGCTGGTGCGCTTCATCCGCGAAACGCAGGGGGCGGACTGGAAGATCGAGGTGGCGGCCTATCCCGAGTACCACCCGCAGCAGCGCTATGCCGCCCGCGACCTGCAGCACTTCGCCGACAAGATGCGTGCCGGCGCCGACGAGGCCATCACCCAGTTCTTCTTCAACCCCGACGCCTACTTCAACTTCGTGGACGAGGTGCGCAAGCTGGGCGTGGATGCCCCCATCGTGCCGGGCATCATGCCCTTCCACAACTACGCGCGCATCGCCCAGTTCGCGGCGCGCGACGGCATCGAGATCCCGCGCTGGGTGGCGCTGAAGATGGAGGGCTATATGGACGACGCCGCCTCCATCCGCGCCTTTGGGCTGGACGTGATGACGCGCGTGTGCGAACGCCTGATCGCCGATGGCGTGCCGGGCATCCACTTCTATACGCTCAACCAGTCGGCGCTGACGCTGGAGTTGTGCAAACGCCTCGGTCTCGGCTGA
- a CDS encoding TlyA family RNA methyltransferase, whose amino-acid sequence MRADQLLVAKGLAPTRSAAQRLISAAAAEWHSAKGWSAIRKAGEELPEFAELRISDDAELRYVSRGGLKLEGALAHTGLAVAGLTVLDMGQSTGGFSDCLLKAGAARVVGVDVGHGQLHAALAADPRICALEGLHVRELAGSALREQAPAEGFALIVGDLSFISMLGALPQLAPWLAPGGQVLLLIKPQFELGPKALARGGLVKDAKQYPLLEARAREAAAALDWQVRDYFESPITGGDGNKEFFLWAEGPQAAKTNAAKEHTP is encoded by the coding sequence ATGCGCGCAGACCAGTTGTTGGTCGCCAAGGGCCTGGCGCCCACGCGTTCGGCCGCGCAGCGGCTGATCAGCGCGGCCGCGGCCGAGTGGCACTCGGCCAAGGGCTGGTCGGCCATTCGCAAGGCGGGCGAGGAGTTGCCGGAGTTCGCCGAGCTCCGCATCAGCGATGACGCGGAGCTGCGCTATGTCTCGCGCGGCGGGCTCAAGCTCGAAGGCGCGCTGGCGCACACGGGCCTGGCGGTCGCCGGGCTGACGGTGCTGGACATGGGCCAGAGCACCGGCGGCTTCAGCGATTGCCTGCTGAAGGCGGGTGCCGCGCGCGTGGTGGGCGTGGACGTGGGCCATGGCCAGCTGCATGCCGCGCTGGCGGCCGACCCGCGTATCTGCGCGCTGGAAGGCCTGCATGTGCGCGAGCTGGCGGGCTCGGCGCTGCGCGAGCAGGCCCCGGCCGAGGGCTTTGCGCTCATCGTCGGCGACCTGAGCTTCATCTCCATGCTCGGCGCCCTGCCCCAGCTGGCGCCCTGGCTGGCGCCCGGGGGTCAGGTCTTGCTGCTGATCAAGCCGCAGTTCGAGCTGGGGCCCAAGGCCCTGGCGCGCGGCGGCCTGGTGAAGGACGCCAAGCAGTACCCGCTGCTGGAGGCGCGCGCCCGCGAGGCCGCCGCCGCCCTGGACTGGCAGGTACGCGACTACTTTGAAAGCCCCATCACCGGTGGTGATGGCAACAAGGAATTCTTCCTGTGGGCCGAAGGTCCGCAGGCAGCGAAGACGAACGCAGCAAAGGAACACACACCATGA
- the ahcY gene encoding adenosylhomocysteinase codes for MNAAATTTEYKIADLSLADWGRKELNIAESEMPALMAIRREYATSQPLKGARITGSLHMTIQTGVLVETLQALGAEVRWASCNIFSTQDHAAAALVARGTPVFAYKGETLEDYWDYTHRIFEFGAAGTPGEGPNMILDDGGDATLLMHLGQKAEKDLSVLANPGSEEERILFAAIKAKIAQDPSWYTRKSAEIIGVTEETTTGVHRLKEMSAKGSLLFRAINVNDSVTKSKFDNLYGCRESLVDGIKRATDVMIAGKIAVIAGYGDVGKGSAQAMRALSAQVWVTEIDPICALQAAMEGFRVVTMEYAADKADIFVTTTGNKGVIRHEHMAAMKHNAIVCNIGHFDNEIDIASIEKYEWEEIKPQVDHVIFPDGKRIILLAKGRLVNLGCGTGHPSYVMSSSFANQTIAQIELFAHKDAYDIGKVYVLPKHLDEKVARLQLTTLNAQLSELSDEQAAYIGVPKQGPYKPDTYRY; via the coding sequence ATGAATGCCGCTGCCACCACCACCGAATACAAGATTGCCGACCTGTCGCTGGCCGACTGGGGTCGCAAGGAACTGAACATCGCCGAGAGCGAGATGCCCGCGCTGATGGCGATCCGCCGCGAGTACGCCACCAGCCAGCCCCTCAAGGGCGCGCGCATCACCGGCTCGCTGCACATGACGATCCAGACCGGCGTGCTGGTCGAGACCCTGCAGGCCCTGGGTGCCGAAGTGCGCTGGGCCTCGTGCAATATCTTCTCCACGCAAGACCATGCCGCCGCCGCCCTGGTGGCCCGCGGCACGCCGGTGTTCGCCTACAAGGGCGAGACCCTGGAAGACTACTGGGACTACACGCACCGCATCTTTGAATTCGGTGCGGCCGGCACGCCGGGCGAAGGCCCCAACATGATCCTGGACGATGGCGGCGACGCCACGCTGCTGATGCACCTGGGCCAGAAGGCCGAGAAGGATCTCTCCGTGCTGGCCAACCCGGGCAGCGAGGAAGAACGCATCCTGTTCGCCGCCATCAAGGCCAAGATCGCCCAGGACCCGAGCTGGTACACCCGCAAGAGCGCCGAGATCATCGGCGTGACCGAGGAGACCACCACCGGCGTGCACCGCCTGAAGGAAATGTCGGCCAAGGGCTCGCTGCTGTTCCGCGCCATCAATGTCAACGACTCGGTCACCAAGAGCAAGTTCGACAACCTCTACGGCTGCCGCGAATCGCTGGTGGACGGCATCAAGCGCGCCACCGACGTGATGATCGCCGGCAAGATCGCCGTGATCGCCGGCTATGGCGATGTGGGCAAGGGCTCGGCCCAGGCGATGCGCGCGTTGTCGGCGCAGGTCTGGGTCACCGAGATCGACCCGATCTGCGCGCTGCAGGCGGCGATGGAAGGCTTCCGCGTCGTGACGATGGAATACGCCGCCGACAAGGCCGACATCTTCGTCACCACCACCGGCAACAAGGGCGTGATCCGCCACGAGCACATGGCCGCGATGAAGCACAACGCCATCGTCTGCAATATCGGCCACTTCGACAACGAGATCGACATCGCCTCGATCGAGAAGTACGAGTGGGAAGAGATCAAGCCGCAGGTCGATCACGTCATTTTCCCGGACGGCAAGCGCATCATCCTCTTGGCCAAGGGCCGCCTGGTGAACCTGGGCTGCGGCACCGGCCACCCGAGCTATGTGATGAGCTCCTCGTTTGCCAACCAGACGATCGCGCAGATCGAGCTGTTCGCGCACAAGGACGCCTACGACATCGGCAAGGTCTATGTGCTGCCCAAGCACCTGGACGAGAAGGTGGCGCGCCTGCAGCTGACCACGCTGAATGCGCAGCTGAGCGAGCTCAGCGATGAGCAGGCGGCCTATATCGGCGTGCCCAAGCAGGGCCCGTACAAGCCCGACACCTACCGCTACTGA
- a CDS encoding HAD-IIB family hydrolase: protein MLPLASCPPAALGRLRGVLTDIDDTLTAEGAIAPAALQALHDLAAAGLPVIAITGRPAGWSEPFALAWPVRAIVAENGAVMLQNQGGQLRRSFYCQDEATRRENFARLQRCAADVLARVPGATLAEDSAGRLTDIAVDHSEFAHLDAAQIDAVCAVMRAHGLQATVSSIHINGWIGAHSKRTAADWAVQALLGEAFVPADWLYVGDSSNDEQMFASIPLSVGVANIARFVPQLRSLPAYVTAAERGAGFAEAAAALLAARAAGA from the coding sequence ATGCTGCCTCTTGCCTCCTGCCCGCCCGCGGCTCTCGGCCGCCTGCGCGGTGTGCTCACCGATATCGACGACACCCTCACCGCCGAGGGCGCCATCGCGCCGGCCGCCTTGCAAGCCTTGCACGATCTGGCCGCCGCCGGGCTGCCGGTGATCGCGATCACCGGGCGCCCGGCCGGCTGGAGCGAGCCCTTCGCGCTGGCCTGGCCGGTGCGCGCCATCGTGGCCGAGAACGGTGCGGTGATGCTGCAGAACCAGGGCGGCCAGTTGCGCCGCAGTTTTTATTGCCAGGACGAGGCGACCCGCCGTGAAAACTTCGCGCGCCTGCAGCGCTGCGCCGCCGACGTGCTGGCGCGCGTGCCGGGCGCCACGCTGGCCGAGGACAGCGCCGGCCGCCTCACCGACATCGCGGTGGACCACAGCGAGTTCGCGCATCTGGACGCGGCGCAGATCGATGCCGTCTGCGCGGTGATGCGCGCGCATGGCCTGCAGGCCACCGTCAGCTCCATCCACATCAATGGCTGGATCGGCGCGCACAGCAAGCGCACGGCGGCCGACTGGGCGGTGCAGGCCCTGCTGGGCGAGGCCTTCGTGCCGGCCGACTGGTTGTATGTGGGCGACTCCAGCAACGACGAGCAGATGTTCGCGTCCATCCCGCTCAGCGTGGGGGTGGCGAACATCGCGCGCTTTGTGCCGCAGCTGCGCAGCCTGCCGGCCTATGTCACGGCCGCCGAGCGCGGCGCGGGCTTCGCCGAGGCGGCGGCGGCGCTGCTGGCGGCGCGCGCCGCTGGGGCTTAG
- a CDS encoding AraC family transcriptional regulator, producing the protein MAEAPHPQDAAELERLRQRALALALRHAPADGLHDTALPGLALIRASATAQALPAVYAPGLVLVLQGRKQAQLGAQTLRYDPLHCLLVSMTMLPLGQITEASPAQPYLCLRLSSSTQMLADLLLQCGPAAPAPSPAQAARAAAPVGLNLSPVTTPLLDAALRLLQLLDTPQDQAMLGPMLQREIFYRVLTGPLGAQLRALASGDSSTQRVARAVDALTQRYAEPLRIEELATLAHMSPSSLHQHFKQLTSLSPLQYQKQLRLQQARRLMLAEGLDAAAAAHQVGYESPSQFSREYRRLFGTPPRSDMAQWRGAAAA; encoded by the coding sequence ATGGCCGAAGCCCCACACCCCCAAGACGCCGCCGAGCTGGAGCGCCTGCGCCAACGCGCGCTGGCCCTGGCCCTGCGCCACGCCCCCGCCGATGGCCTGCACGACACCGCCCTGCCCGGCCTGGCCCTGATACGCGCCAGTGCCACCGCCCAGGCCCTGCCGGCCGTCTATGCGCCCGGCCTGGTGCTGGTGCTGCAGGGCCGCAAGCAGGCCCAGCTGGGCGCGCAGACATTGCGTTATGACCCGCTGCACTGCCTGCTGGTCTCGATGACCATGCTGCCGCTCGGCCAGATCACCGAGGCCAGCCCCGCCCAGCCCTATCTGTGCCTGCGCCTGAGCAGCAGCACGCAGATGCTGGCCGATCTGCTGCTGCAGTGCGGCCCGGCCGCCCCGGCCCCCTCGCCAGCCCAGGCCGCGCGCGCCGCCGCGCCGGTGGGGCTGAACCTGAGCCCCGTCACCACGCCGCTGCTGGACGCCGCGCTGCGCCTGCTGCAGCTGCTGGATACGCCGCAGGACCAGGCCATGCTGGGGCCGATGCTGCAGCGCGAGATCTTCTACCGCGTGCTCACCGGCCCGCTGGGCGCTCAGCTGCGCGCGCTGGCCAGCGGCGACAGCAGCACCCAGCGCGTCGCGCGCGCCGTCGATGCGCTCACGCAGCGCTATGCCGAGCCGCTGCGCATCGAGGAGCTGGCCACGCTGGCGCATATGAGCCCTTCCAGCCTGCACCAGCATTTCAAGCAGCTCACCAGCCTCTCGCCCCTGCAATACCAGAAGCAGCTGCGCCTGCAGCAGGCGCGCCGCCTGATGCTGGCCGAGGGTCTGGACGCCGCCGCGGCCGCGCACCAGGTGGGTTACGAAAGCCCCTCGCAGTTCAGCCGCGAATACCGGCGCCTGTTCGGCACGCCGCCGCGCAGCGATATGGCGCAGTGGCGCGGAGCGGCTGCCGCCTAA
- a CDS encoding aldo/keto reductase encodes MSKQELTMPRRRLGAQGPEVSALGLGCMGMSDFYGPADEQQSLAVLHRALDIGLNFLDTADMYGVGANERLLARLLAERREEVVLATKFGNVRAADGRLLRIDGSPAYVHEACDASLQRLGVEQIDLYYQHRVDRSVPIEETVGAMAELVRAGKVRHLGLSEASAATLRRAHAVHPIAALQTEYSLWTRDVEAEILPTCRELGIALVPYSPLGRGFLTGAIRSAEQLPAGDWRRANPRFQAEQLAANLALADALGALAQGEGLSPAQLALAWLLDQGPDIVPIPGTRSVSRLAENAAAAQVHIGAALREQLAGLLAAHPVAGSRYPEAAMAALNA; translated from the coding sequence ATGAGCAAGCAAGAATTGACGATGCCGCGCCGCCGGCTGGGCGCCCAGGGCCCCGAGGTTTCGGCCCTGGGGCTGGGCTGCATGGGCATGTCGGACTTCTACGGCCCGGCGGACGAGCAGCAGTCGCTCGCGGTGTTGCATCGGGCGCTGGACATCGGGCTGAACTTCCTCGACACCGCCGATATGTACGGCGTGGGCGCCAACGAGCGCCTGCTGGCGCGCCTGCTGGCCGAGCGCCGCGAGGAGGTGGTGCTGGCCACCAAGTTCGGCAATGTGCGCGCCGCCGATGGCCGGCTGCTGCGCATCGACGGCAGCCCGGCCTATGTGCACGAGGCCTGCGACGCCAGCCTGCAGCGCCTGGGCGTGGAGCAGATCGATCTCTACTACCAGCATCGGGTGGATCGCAGCGTGCCGATCGAGGAGACGGTGGGCGCGATGGCCGAGCTGGTGCGCGCCGGCAAGGTGCGGCATCTGGGCCTGTCCGAGGCCTCGGCGGCCACGCTCAGGCGCGCCCATGCGGTACACCCGATCGCCGCGCTGCAGACCGAGTACTCGCTCTGGACGCGCGACGTCGAGGCCGAGATCCTGCCCACCTGCCGCGAGCTGGGCATTGCCCTGGTGCCCTACAGCCCGCTGGGGCGCGGCTTCCTCACCGGCGCGATCCGCAGCGCCGAGCAGTTGCCGGCGGGCGACTGGCGGCGTGCCAATCCGCGCTTCCAGGCCGAGCAGCTGGCCGCCAATCTGGCGCTGGCGGATGCCCTCGGTGCGCTGGCGCAGGGCGAGGGGCTGAGCCCGGCGCAGCTGGCGCTGGCCTGGCTGCTGGATCAAGGGCCCGACATCGTACCCATCCCCGGCACGCGCAGCGTCAGCCGCCTGGCCGAGAACGCCGCCGCGGCCCAGGTGCATATCGGCGCCGCGCTGCGCGAGCAGCTGGCGGGCCTGCTGGCCGCGCATCCGGTGGCCGGCAGCCGCTATCCGGAGGCGGCGATGGCGGCGCTGAATGCCTGA
- a CDS encoding DNA glycosylase AlkZ-like family protein — protein MSTTAATPAPSLEELRRYAIARSLFRPTTLPTAIRKLGFVQADPMRAPARAQDLILRHRVKDYRAGDLERRYTRLAVEEDCFVNYGFLPRQHLALLHPREPRRSWDAKTRAQAEQLLAVVRERGPTHPKQLLEEFSHHGRMPGYWGGELNVSTQLLDGLHYRSQLRVKRRDAGTRVYEAVQHPEAEQSPAARQARAEALLDMVVALYAPLPAPSLGYLTSLLGYGAPQLRTETRQAFQRAKARYAHAQIDGRTWFWPADENPRSKRHRLDTQLRMLAPFDPVVWDRRRFQLLWGWEYKFEAYTPAPKRKMGHYALPLLWGDAMLGWANLRLEKDGRLQHELGFVHGRPKGAAFKLALEEELQRVSEFLGLDSPA, from the coding sequence ATGAGCACGACCGCAGCCACCCCCGCCCCCAGCCTTGAGGAACTGCGCCGCTATGCGATCGCGCGCAGCCTCTTCAGGCCGACCACCTTGCCCACCGCGATCCGCAAGCTCGGCTTCGTGCAGGCCGACCCGATGCGCGCCCCGGCGCGCGCCCAGGACCTGATCCTGCGCCATCGCGTCAAGGACTACCGCGCCGGCGACCTGGAGCGCCGCTACACCCGGCTGGCAGTCGAGGAAGACTGCTTCGTCAACTACGGCTTCCTGCCCAGGCAACACCTGGCCCTGCTGCATCCGCGCGAGCCCAGGCGCAGCTGGGACGCCAAGACCCGCGCCCAGGCCGAGCAGCTGCTGGCGGTGGTGCGCGAGCGCGGCCCCACCCATCCCAAGCAGCTGCTGGAGGAATTCAGCCACCATGGCCGCATGCCCGGCTACTGGGGCGGCGAGCTGAACGTCAGCACCCAGCTGCTCGACGGCCTGCATTACCGCAGCCAGCTGCGCGTCAAGCGGCGCGACGCCGGCACGCGCGTCTACGAGGCGGTGCAGCACCCCGAAGCCGAACAGAGCCCGGCCGCGCGCCAGGCCCGCGCCGAGGCGCTGCTGGACATGGTGGTGGCGCTGTATGCGCCGCTGCCCGCGCCCAGCCTCGGCTACCTGACCTCGCTGCTGGGCTATGGCGCGCCGCAGCTGCGCACCGAGACCCGCCAGGCCTTCCAGCGCGCCAAGGCGCGCTATGCCCATGCGCAGATCGACGGCCGCACCTGGTTCTGGCCCGCTGACGAGAACCCGCGCTCCAAGCGCCACCGGCTCGACACCCAGCTGCGCATGCTGGCGCCCTTCGACCCGGTGGTGTGGGACCGCCGCCGCTTCCAGCTGCTGTGGGGCTGGGAATACAAGTTCGAGGCCTACACGCCCGCGCCCAAGCGCAAGATGGGCCATTACGCCCTGCCCCTGCTATGGGGCGACGCGATGCTGGGCTGGGCCAATCTGCGGCTCGAAAAAGACGGCCGGCTCCAGCATGAGCTGGGCTTCGTGCATGGCCGGCCCAAGGGCGCGGCCTTCAAGCTGGCGCTTGAGGAGGAGCTGCAGCGCGTCAGCGAATTCCTGGGCCTGGACTCACCAGCCTAA
- a CDS encoding GGDEF domain-containing response regulator encodes MLPSSPSPLTILVIDDQSASRVAVVAELDRAGHRALEADSAAWGLELFKRYRPDLVLLDVEMPAHDGYWTARQIRAAEPGGWTPIIFLSQRDQDQDVWRGIEAGGDDYLVKPVSPMILHAKLRAMQRLLGMRQRLVQLSDELRSANAQLHELSNADALTGLMNRRALDERLHQCIAQARRDGLPLTLVLCDVDYFKRYNDSLGHVEGDACLKRVAALLREACRRPSDCVGRYGGEEFALILPNTPRSGAMTYARALIRTMALAGIPHPDSDIAPHITVSGGITTCVADASTTAEGLLLRADDALYNAKAHGRNRFFSYEMQMDTLEQRQPASARPLDK; translated from the coding sequence ATGCTCCCCAGCAGCCCCTCCCCGCTCACCATCCTGGTGATCGACGATCAGAGCGCCTCGCGCGTGGCGGTGGTGGCCGAGCTGGACCGCGCCGGCCATCGCGCCCTCGAGGCCGACAGCGCCGCTTGGGGGCTGGAGCTGTTCAAGCGCTACCGCCCCGACCTGGTGCTGCTGGACGTGGAGATGCCCGCACACGACGGCTACTGGACGGCGCGGCAGATCCGCGCCGCCGAGCCGGGCGGCTGGACCCCCATCATCTTTCTCTCGCAACGCGACCAGGACCAGGACGTCTGGCGCGGCATCGAGGCCGGCGGCGACGATTACCTTGTGAAGCCGGTCTCGCCGATGATTCTGCACGCCAAGCTGCGCGCCATGCAGCGCCTGCTGGGCATGCGCCAGCGCCTGGTGCAGCTCTCCGACGAATTGCGCAGCGCCAACGCGCAGCTGCACGAGCTCTCCAACGCCGATGCCCTCACCGGCCTGATGAACCGGCGCGCCCTCGACGAGCGCCTGCACCAATGCATCGCCCAGGCGCGCCGCGATGGTCTGCCGCTCACCCTGGTGCTGTGCGATGTGGACTATTTCAAGCGCTACAACGACAGCCTGGGCCATGTGGAGGGCGATGCCTGCCTGAAGCGCGTGGCCGCGCTCTTGCGCGAGGCCTGCCGCCGCCCCAGCGACTGCGTGGGCCGCTACGGCGGCGAGGAGTTCGCGCTGATCCTGCCCAACACGCCGCGTTCCGGCGCGATGACCTATGCGCGCGCCCTGATACGCACCATGGCGCTGGCCGGCATCCCGCACCCGGACTCCGACATCGCCCCGCACATCACCGTCTCGGGCGGCATCACCACCTGCGTGGCCGATGCCAGCACCACCGCCGAGGGCCTGCTGCTGCGCGCCGACGATGCGCTCTACAACGCCAAGGCGCATGGCCGCAACCGCTTCTTCAGCTACGAGATGCAGATGGACACGCTGGAGCAGCGCCAACCGGCGTCCGCCAGACCGCTGGACAAATAA
- a CDS encoding chemotaxis protein CheX translates to MTDTTHLEAKVLLLEHDPAQYQLLADFCAEVGLLALPRSARDALSTLAQHKDLAGVLLAEDLPGVEPDALSLAQAIHKLRPELPTFLRRSSTRELLPEEQAALRHAWQLGGIEDLRAAVQRAIFSLRYPRKLVDGIVELTCASLSSMFPYAKVQAESPYVVHDRIIFGEVSTLIPIESTWCRGYMMLQTEEGALRQGLIQGFSYEGLGGDFNFRELNNLLGETTNLIWGAFKNRYIPPQAFTTQQIQVPLVINHEHKYMSFGSQDPQLCIRYQLSDPRRPGLPPLMIVQRFIFNLYWSPEGFAEFAAAPPPAATGELDLF, encoded by the coding sequence ATGACAGACACCACCCATCTCGAGGCCAAGGTCTTGCTGCTCGAGCACGACCCGGCGCAATACCAGCTGCTGGCGGATTTCTGCGCCGAGGTGGGCCTGCTGGCCTTGCCGCGCAGCGCGCGCGATGCGCTCAGCACGCTGGCACAGCACAAGGATCTGGCGGGCGTGCTGCTGGCGGAGGATCTGCCCGGCGTGGAGCCCGATGCCCTGAGCCTGGCGCAGGCCATCCACAAGCTGCGGCCCGAGCTGCCCACCTTTCTGCGCCGCAGCAGCACGCGCGAGCTGCTGCCCGAGGAGCAGGCGGCGCTGCGTCATGCCTGGCAACTGGGCGGCATCGAGGATCTGCGCGCCGCCGTGCAGCGCGCCATCTTCAGCCTGCGCTACCCCAGGAAGCTGGTGGACGGCATCGTCGAGCTGACCTGCGCCTCGCTGAGCTCGATGTTTCCCTACGCCAAGGTGCAGGCCGAGTCGCCCTATGTGGTGCACGACCGCATCATCTTCGGCGAGGTCTCGACCCTGATCCCGATCGAGAGCACCTGGTGCCGCGGCTACATGATGCTGCAAACCGAGGAGGGCGCGCTGCGCCAGGGCCTGATCCAGGGCTTCAGCTACGAGGGCCTGGGCGGTGATTTCAATTTCCGCGAGCTCAACAACCTGCTGGGCGAAACCACCAACCTGATCTGGGGCGCGTTCAAGAACCGCTACATCCCGCCGCAGGCCTTCACCACCCAGCAGATCCAGGTGCCGCTGGTGATCAACCACGAGCACAAATACATGTCCTTCGGCTCGCAGGACCCGCAGCTGTGCATACGCTACCAGCTCTCCGATCCGCGCCGCCCAGGGTTGCCACCCTTGATGATCGTGCAGCGTTTCATCTTCAATCTCTACTGGTCGCCCGAAGGCTTTGCGGAATTCGCGGCGGCCCCGCCCCCCGCCGCGACCGGCGAGCTCGATCTATTCTGA
- a CDS encoding response regulator yields MAQILVVDDSSTMRGIVTTFLSNNGFEVVVAVDGVDGLLQLRRDPGIKLVLSDINMPNMDGLTMAEKIRVELGNRAVHIVMLTTEDNLQVRERGKAIGVTGWIVKPFRGEAVLGPFRKMCGLE; encoded by the coding sequence ATGGCTCAGATTCTGGTGGTCGACGATTCCAGCACCATGCGGGGCATCGTGACGACTTTCCTGAGCAACAACGGCTTCGAGGTGGTGGTGGCGGTGGACGGGGTCGACGGCCTGCTGCAGCTGCGCCGGGACCCCGGCATCAAGCTGGTACTCAGCGACATCAACATGCCCAATATGGACGGCCTCACCATGGCCGAAAAGATCCGCGTGGAGCTGGGCAACCGCGCGGTGCACATCGTGATGCTGACCACCGAAGACAATCTGCAGGTGCGCGAGCGCGGCAAGGCGATCGGCGTCACCGGCTGGATCGTCAAGCCCTTCCGCGGCGAGGCGGTGCTGGGGCCGTTCAGGAAGATGTGCGGGCTGGAGTGA